The following coding sequences lie in one Caproicibacterium argilliputei genomic window:
- a CDS encoding regulatory protein RecX, which produces MELTAAEPRRHSMTALFLDGEYAVSVDTETLLQAGWKPGQDVTDEELHELLQQSDAHRAREKALYLLEHRSHSKKELEQKIARTVSPEAAQVAAQKMEDLGLVDDEDYAQRFARELYRKGCAKRRVCYELAHKGIAPEIVQQAADDNEPETQQAILRILQKKYRDLSDEKSQRRASAALQRLGYGYDEIRAALRRYNTNEDEWNG; this is translated from the coding sequence GTGGAACTGACGGCGGCGGAACCGCGGCGGCACAGCATGACGGCGCTGTTTCTGGATGGAGAGTACGCGGTGAGCGTGGATACCGAAACGCTGCTGCAGGCCGGCTGGAAGCCGGGGCAAGATGTTACCGACGAGGAACTGCACGAACTGCTGCAGCAGTCGGATGCACACCGTGCGCGCGAAAAGGCGCTGTATCTGCTGGAGCACCGCAGCCACTCAAAAAAAGAACTGGAGCAGAAAATTGCCCGCACGGTATCACCAGAGGCGGCACAGGTCGCCGCACAGAAAATGGAGGACCTCGGTCTGGTGGATGATGAGGACTACGCCCAGCGTTTTGCGCGCGAACTGTACCGTAAGGGCTGCGCCAAACGGCGCGTTTGCTATGAACTGGCGCATAAGGGCATCGCGCCGGAAATCGTGCAGCAGGCCGCAGATGACAACGAGCCGGAGACGCAGCAGGCGATTCTGCGGATTCTGCAGAAAAAGTACCGCGACCTTTCCGATGAGAAAAGCCAGCGGCGGGCTTCGGCGGCTTTGCAGCGGCTGGGCTACGGTTATGACGAGATTCGCGCCGCGCTGCGCCGATACAATACAAATGAGGATGAATGGAATGGCTGA
- the rimO gene encoding 30S ribosomal protein S12 methylthiotransferase RimO has protein sequence MAESVGLVNLGCAKNQVDGERMLASLESAGWEVKDDAALADVAIVNTCGFIQSAKQESIDEILELARLKKEGHLKAIVVTGCLAERYRSEIMQQLPECDAVCGIGADADINYICRAALAGARPEAFPEKEKLPLCGERKLLTPSFFAYLKIAEGCDNRCSYCAIPMIRGRYRSRTMEDIEAEARKLVQNGAKELILIAQDTTKYGWDLYDHKLMLPQLLRRLCKIDGLVWIRMLYCYPDYMTDELLDVMASEPKVLKYIDLPLQHCSQSILKAMRRWGSREELTKLIAHIREKVPGVTLRTTLITGFPGETEADFTALCEFVKEMKFDRMGCFAYSQEEGTAAAEMPNQIDEDVKQRRMELIMEGQMDRDQTAGEAMAGQVQTVLCEGWDRYAECWFGRTAAQAPDDIDGKVYFTVPTGAQKPVMGTFVQVKITECMDGDLIGELCPSKGA, from the coding sequence ATGGCTGAATCAGTAGGATTAGTGAACCTGGGCTGCGCAAAAAACCAGGTGGACGGAGAACGGATGCTGGCGTCGCTGGAAAGCGCAGGCTGGGAAGTAAAGGACGATGCCGCGCTTGCGGATGTTGCAATTGTGAATACCTGCGGCTTTATCCAGAGTGCCAAACAGGAGAGTATCGACGAGATTTTGGAGCTTGCCCGCCTCAAAAAAGAGGGGCACCTCAAGGCCATCGTTGTCACCGGCTGCCTTGCGGAGCGCTACCGCAGTGAAATTATGCAGCAGCTGCCGGAATGCGACGCAGTTTGCGGCATTGGTGCGGACGCGGACATCAACTACATCTGCCGTGCGGCATTGGCGGGTGCGCGGCCGGAGGCTTTTCCGGAGAAGGAAAAGCTGCCGCTCTGCGGCGAGCGCAAACTGCTGACCCCCAGCTTCTTTGCCTACCTCAAAATTGCAGAGGGCTGCGACAACCGCTGCAGCTACTGTGCCATTCCCATGATTCGCGGCAGGTACCGCAGCCGCACCATGGAGGACATTGAAGCCGAAGCGCGCAAGCTGGTGCAAAACGGTGCCAAGGAACTGATTTTAATCGCGCAGGATACCACCAAATACGGCTGGGACCTTTACGACCACAAACTGATGCTGCCGCAGCTGCTGCGCCGCCTGTGCAAAATTGACGGGCTGGTCTGGATTCGGATGCTCTACTGCTACCCGGACTATATGACCGATGAGCTGCTGGACGTGATGGCGTCCGAGCCAAAGGTGCTCAAGTACATTGACCTGCCGCTGCAGCACTGCAGCCAGTCCATTTTAAAGGCCATGCGCCGCTGGGGCAGCCGCGAGGAGCTGACAAAGCTGATTGCGCATATCCGTGAAAAAGTGCCGGGCGTTACGCTGCGCACCACGCTGATTACCGGCTTTCCCGGAGAAACGGAAGCGGACTTTACCGCGCTTTGCGAATTTGTCAAGGAAATGAAATTTGACCGCATGGGCTGCTTTGCTTACTCGCAGGAAGAGGGCACCGCCGCCGCGGAAATGCCGAACCAGATTGATGAAGATGTCAAGCAGCGCCGTATGGAACTGATTATGGAAGGGCAGATGGATCGCGACCAGACCGCCGGTGAGGCGATGGCGGGGCAGGTGCAGACAGTGCTGTGTGAGGGCTGGGATCGCTACGCGGAGTGCTGGTTTGGCCGCACCGCGGCGCAGGCGCCGGATGATATTGACGGAAAAGTGTATTTCACCGTACCCACCGGCGCTCAAAAGCCGGTTATGGGTACCTTTGTGCAGGTAAAGATTACAGAGTGTATGGATGGAGACCTGATTGGAGAACTTTGTCCGTCAAAGGGGGCATAA